In the Vogesella sp. XCS3 genome, TAAAACCCGTGCTGCCTACCGCGCTGGCAGCGGACAAACTGACGGTAGACGGTGAAGAGATTGCGATTCGCGGCACCAGCGGCGTGCTGGCACACCGCCCATACGTGTGGATCCCGTCCATCCGCGCCATCGCCGGCAACGTAGCCGTATTCGGCAAGCTGCACGTGTGGACTGCAGACACCCAGCAGCCAGCCGAGCGCCAGGCGTGGCTGGCCCAGCTGGACGAAATGAAAGCGCTGAAGCCAGCCACCGTCGTGCCAGGTCATATGCAGCCGGGTGCTGCGCTGGATGCGTCGGCTATCGACTACACCCGCCAGTACCTGCTGCGTTTTGACAGCGAAGCGGCCAAGGCCAAGACCGGTGCCGAGCTGATTGACGCCATGAAGCGTGCCTACCCGGAAGCAGGCCTGGGCATTGCGCTGGATATCGGCGCCAAAGTGAACAAAGGCGAAATGACATGGTAAACGCTACCCTGCATTACTACTACGACCCGCTATGCGGCTGGTGCTACGGTGCCGCACCGCTCACCGCCGCGGCGGCCGCCATCCCCGGCATGCGCGTGGTACTGCACGCTGGGGCCATGATGAGTGGTGCCAGCAGCCAGCCGGTCACCCCGCAGCTGCGCAGCTATGTGATGCCGCACGACCAGCGCATCCACGCGCTGACCGGCCAGCCGTTCGGTGATGCCTACTTCAACGGCCTGCTGCTGGATGGCAACGCGGTATTCGACAGCACACCGCCGACGCTGGCGATTCTGGCTGCCCAGGCACTGGCGGGGCGTGGCCTGGCCATGCTGCACCGTATCCAGCAGGCGCATTACGCCGAAGGCCGCCGTATTGCCGACGCCGATGTGCTGCAGGCGCTGGCTGTGGAGCTGGGGCTGGACGCTGTGGCCTTTGCGGCCGAGTACCAGCGCCAGGGCGGCGAGTTCGACGCCCACGTTGGCCGCAGCCATCGTGACATGGCGGCCAACGGTCTGCGCGGTTTTCCTTCGCTGCTGCTGGAGCTGAACGGCAAACTGCAAAAGCTGGATATCTCGCCGTGGCTGGGCCAGCCCACCGCCTTTGCCGGCCACTTGCAGGCCTTGCTATCCGGCGCCACCGCCGGTGAGGTTGCCGACGGGGCATTCTGCACGCCTCAGGGCTGCCAGTAGCGAACACGCCATCGCCAGTGCTGCGATGGCGGCCAAGGACAACACCCCCTGCGTGCCATGCATGCAGGGGGTGTTTTACAGGGTGGTGCCGCGTTACCGGTAGCGTTTGCCTGCCAGCAGCCGCGCGCTAGGCCTTAG is a window encoding:
- a CDS encoding MBL fold metallo-hydrolase, which translates into the protein MIRQTLLAASFALAFGAAHAAEPLNLKVYNADGNSFHANAVVVSGKSEAVVIDTGFTRADAYRIAANVLDSGKTLKTIFISNADPDYYFGAEVLKQIFPQAEVVTTAAVREKISAKLAGKVAFWGPKMGANAPVKPVLPTALAADKLTVDGEEIAIRGTSGVLAHRPYVWIPSIRAIAGNVAVFGKLHVWTADTQQPAERQAWLAQLDEMKALKPATVVPGHMQPGAALDASAIDYTRQYLLRFDSEAAKAKTGAELIDAMKRAYPEAGLGIALDIGAKVNKGEMTW
- a CDS encoding DsbA family protein; translation: MVNATLHYYYDPLCGWCYGAAPLTAAAAAIPGMRVVLHAGAMMSGASSQPVTPQLRSYVMPHDQRIHALTGQPFGDAYFNGLLLDGNAVFDSTPPTLAILAAQALAGRGLAMLHRIQQAHYAEGRRIADADVLQALAVELGLDAVAFAAEYQRQGGEFDAHVGRSHRDMAANGLRGFPSLLLELNGKLQKLDISPWLGQPTAFAGHLQALLSGATAGEVADGAFCTPQGCQ